The Mustela nigripes isolate SB6536 chromosome 11, MUSNIG.SB6536, whole genome shotgun sequence genomic interval GGCTGCTGGGCTGCTGAGACCTGAACAAAGATGACCATCTCTCTGGGTCCCCACACCCCATCACTCTTCCGGGGCCCCCCAAGAAAGGGAATTAGCTGGGTCATAGTCAACCCCTGGGCTCCCACTACCTTTCCCCCGAACTCCCGCATCCCAGCCAGGCCTACTAAAGACAAGAGAGTGACTGGTACCACAGGTAGACATCCAGCCCGATGACAGCCAAGCGGAGGCCGGTGGAGCTCTCAGGACAGACCCAGGGCACGGAGCAAGATGGGCCACAAGTCTGCAAGCCGAGGTTTAACACATCTGTTTCTGCAGCTGGCAACACGGCAACTGCGTTCGCATGCAAAGAAGTCGGCCTGAGAGTGGCTCAGTGGTCCGGGGGAGAGAAGGACACAGGCTTCCAACCACAGAGCACAGCTGTGTGCCTCCTGCAAGGCCGAGGGACCTGGGAAACCCACAGTGCCTTCCAGGCACCTGCAAGAGGGACCCTGACCCCTCACCCTCCacttctgcctctccaccccagCACCCAACTGCCTACCATTCTGCAGGTGTGTGAGAAACCCTGAACCACCCACACCCAGACCCGCACAGAGTCTAAGCTAATGCCTGCCTTGTCACTCAGCTTACCGGAGAACTTCCCCTAACCCGGGTTTTACTCTCCAGCAGCGGCCCCAGTCTGCTCCAGGCCAAGAATCCACCTGGCTTCCCTAGCTCACCCACATCTCCACCCCAGGCCGCTGCATACATCCTGTCTGGTCCTTCTCCCCTAGAGTACGGAACAGCAGCTAGCGGAGCAGCTCCCCCAAGCTGGGAagcccagcccctctgcctgTGGGAAGGACTACTGCGCCCCACCCCTGCGCACCTGAGTCAGCTGCAGGAGGCCCTGTAGAAACTCCTCTGGCTCCAGGAGCAGGAGAACCTGTTCCTCGGCAGCCCACACCTCCGAAGGCACCTGTGGGGACATGGAGAGACagtgctccccgcccccacctcacaagtcccagggccctgcctgGGCCCAGTGGCTCAGAGGCTCTTCGCTATAGCCAAGCCCAGAGCCTGGCGAAACTGCTCTACAGACAATCCTCGCCTCATCCCCCGCCAAGTCCAAGACCAGTTCAGGTTTGTGGACACCAGCCCTGCAAGTCGCCGCCACCCCTTGAGCGCTCCAGCTTCTAGCTGACCACTCTCAAGCCCCGCAGGCGTGCGTGAAGTTGCAGGGAACAAGCACTCAGGCCAGGGGTGCACTCCGCAGCCACCGGACACTTACAGTGCGGGGACAAGGGTCCGGCTTCATTCTGGTCCACCTGAGGCTCCGGGCCGGGCGCTGGGGTTCGATGTGGTACTCACAGCCCAGGGCGCCCAGGGCCTCCAGCAGGACGTCGGCACCAGCATCTTCCAGAATGGCTGCGATGAGCCGCAGGGACACGGCTGTCACCACCGCCCGGCTGCGGAGAGCCGACCCCGGCCTGCGCCCGGCCGCCTCCCCAGCTGGGAAACCGACTCCACGCCGGCGCCCCCCGGCTCCCCCACGCACCTGGGTCCACGCGCACTGCCACGCGCCGCAGGGCCCGCTCGGGCCGCAGAGCCTCGGCGGCCGCCCTGCACTCCTCCGCCGCCGTCCTGCACTCCTCCACCGGCCGGCGGGCCTTCGCGCCGGCGGGTCCCTCGCCGTCCGAGTCCGAGACCTCCCACGTCGGAGGCCGCCGCCGGCCCCCGCCCCGTGCCCCCGCCCGGCGCCAGCATCCAGCCCGCCCGCAGCCCTCCCGCGCCATCGCTGGCCCGGCCTCCACTGAGCTTCCGCCCGCAGTCGGACGCTTTTCCGAGAGACACCGGCCGCTTCCGGCGGAGGCGCGGCTTCCGGTCGGGGCACGGGCAAGCCGGGCGCCGACCATGGCGCGCAAGAAGGTGCGGCCGCGGCTCATCGCCGAGCTGGCCCGTCGCGTTCGGGCCCTGCGGGAGCAGCGGAACCGACCGCGCGACTCGCAGCGCTACGCCCTGGACTACGAGACGCTGACGCGGCCGTACTCCGGCCGCCGGCTGCCGGTGCGCGCCTGGGCCGACGTGCGCCGGGAGAGCAGCCTGATGCAGCTGCTCAGCCGACTGCCACTCTTCGGCCTGGGCCGCCTGGTCACGCGCAAGTCCTGGCTGTGGCAGCATGACGAGCCGTGCTACTGGCGCTTGACGCGCGTGCGGCCCGACTACACGGCGCAGGTGCGTGCGCGCGGGTGCCCCGGCGCCCCGGCCGCGGGGAGGGGGCGAGCGCGCGCTCCGAGCCGACGCCCTGTGCGCTTGCTTTGCAGAACCTGGAGCACGGGAAGGCCTGGGGCGTGCTGACCTTCAAAGGTGAGGTGCTGGGGGCGGCCGTGaccctgacccctgaccccagcCTGTCCCACGGGCGCACGTGTGCTCAGCCCGGGCCTTCTTCCCTAGGGCGGACGGAGAGCGAGGCCCGGGAGATCGGGCAGGTCATGTACCACGACTGGCGGCTGGTGCCCAAGCACGAGGAGGCTGCCTTCACCGCGTTCACACCGGCGCTGCCCGAGGACGCTCCGCGCTGCGTGCCCTACCCGCCACTCCTGCGGGCCATGATCCTAGCGGAGCGGCAGAAAAGAGGGGACGCCTGCACCGAGGAGCCCATGCTGAATCTGGAGCGGACCCGAGTGCATCCCTGGGACTACCCTGCGAAACAGGAGGCGAAGAAAAAGGCCAAGGCCACGCCAGTCTAAATGCCACGGGGAGGGCGCGGGGCCCCGCTTTGTGAACGAAGACGCCTTTGCGTTGCAGCTGGGTCAGCCCCCTGGGAGCATGGAGCCAGACCCTGCGCCCCCGCTTTTGCTCTGGGCGAGCAGGCCCCCGGGGTGTCGGGGCTGGCCTCGGGGCGTGGCGGGGCTGGCAGCGCTGGCGCGGGTCGCCTCTGCGCTCCGTGCGGTCACTGCCGGACTCGGCCGGCAACTGTGTGCGCGCGCGAATAAAGGCAGAACCGGAGCCCTGGTTTGTGGTTTTCTTTGCGTTTGGGGTTGGGCAGCCACAGCAGGTTTTGGGCAGGTCCGGGAGGGAGCGCCGACCCTGGGGGGGTACCTGAGGGCTGGGGCTCCCCGtgcgcccgccgcccgccgcccggccCCTTTAAGCGCAggccccgcccgccgccgccgccatcaTGCTGTGCCTGCTGCTGACGGTGCTCGCCCACCTCTTCCCGGCTGGTGAGCGGCGGCGGGCCCGGGTGGGGGAGCGGGTGCGGGCAGGGGAGCGGCCGGGCCTGACACGCCCCAACCCCGCGGGCTCCCGCAGCGGGCGCCGGCGTATACGAGCGCACCTTCCTGGCGGTGAAGCCCGACGGGGTGCAGCGGCGGCTCGTGGGCGAGATCGTGCGGCGCTTCGAGCGCAAGGGCTTCAAGCTGGTGGCGCTGAAGCTGGTGCAGGTGAGGGCgcgcggggggcggcggcggggcggcagcggggcgcgggcgggcgggTGGAGACACCGCCGCGCGCGGCACGTCCCCACCCCGGACCGCCGCAGGCCTCGGACGAGCTGCTGCGCGAGCACTACGCCGAGCTGCGCGAGCGGCCCTTCTTCGGCCGGCTGGTGGACTACATGGGCTCGGGGCCCGTGGTGGCCATGGTGAGTGCCCGGCGCGCGGGCGGGCGAGTGGGCGGGCCCGAACGGAGGCCTATGCACTGATCCCCGCCGGCTCGCGCGCAGGTGTGGCAGGGGCTGGACGTGGTGCGCGCCTCGCGAGCGCTCATCGGGGCCACCGACCCGGCCGACGCCGCGCCAGGCACCATCCGCGGGGACTTCTGCGTCGAAGTCGGCAAGTAAGGCAGCCCGAGCGCGCGCTCAGCCCCCGCCACGCCCCGGCAGCCGCCGGCGCTCACGTGGCTCTCCCGCAGGAACGTGGTCCACGGCAGCGACTCGGTGGAGAGCGCCCGCCGGGAGATCGCGCTCTGGTTCCGCGGCGACGAGCTGCTGTGCTGGGAGGACAGTGCCGCGCACTGGCTGTACGAGTAGCTGCGAGACCCCGCGGGCCCCTCCTATTAGTGGCCCGCCCTGGCTCACTGCGTGGGCCAGCGTTTCTTGGGACAATAAAGTGAAGCAAGTCCTTAACGCTCCCGCTGGTCTGTGCCCAGGGACACAGGGCTACGACGTTAAGACATTTATTACATACAGAGCAGATACGTGGGTTCGCTTGCAGGGCCAAAGCCTGAGGAGAATCACCACCCAGCCCCTTCCCTAGCTGCGCCCACCCGGCTCGCCCTCAAGTCTCTTCGCGGCCCTGTGGGAACAGACAAGGGACTGGACATACATCACAGTGGAGAgtggcagggtggtggggagaagccTGCAGCTGCACGTGGCTGTGGTGGTGGCTGGCTAGGATGCGGCGTGGCTGCCCGAGATCTGTGCTTCTctggtgggaggtgggtgggcagcAGGGCTTCCGGAGCAGGAGTGAGGCCTGGACCTGGGCGGGTTGGGGAGGTGGCAGTCCAGGGCGGCCCCCCTCAAAGCCGGCTGGAGGCAGCTTCTACCCCGAGCTCTCGCTGGCTGTCTTCAGTTGCCCTCAAGGGAGCAGGCCACACTGCCAGCCCTAGGCACTTCTTAGTGTGTCTTGGGAGCTGGGCTCCTTGGAGACTGGGAGGCAGGCCCCAGACCAcgtgtccccctgcccccctgaGGCTGAGCCTGTGTCCTAGGACTGACCTCAGGAGAGGCCAGGGGCCTCCCCTTCTTCCTGAGGCCTGCACCTGCCTTGGCAGCCTGAGAAATTCCACCCGAGAGGATTGTGAGAGGGGAGGTCTCCAGAGCCTGCTCCCACCGGGTGGGTCTTCTGCACAGGGAGAGCTGGCCATACGGGGTGAGCAAGAAGAGGGCATCTGTCCCCGTCTTCTCAAGTAGCTGCCTTAGGCAGCCTGGCTACGTGCTTCCATGCCAATTCCCGGGGCAGGCGTCAGGATGTGGGTGGGAGGTGTCCGGGGAAGGCTAGTAGCTGGGCCAGCTCCCGCAGGGTCAGACCCATCCCATCAGGCAGCAGGCAAAGGCAAGTGCGCTCCGGCTGGGAAGACCTGGCGGGCTGAAgtccctgcttcctgccctgggGGGTCCTGGGGTGAGGGAAGTGGGGGGCCcagggtggagctgggagccaccTGCAGGGTCTTCTCCTGATCTGAcctaccccaggaccctgcccTGCTCTGGCCCTGAAGTGCCCCCAGGCTGTGAGAACTTGTGACCAGAGGCGAGCCAGAAGCTGCTGGGTCGGGTATCCCCAGAGGTTCTTGCCCTCCCGGTGAGGGTGCAACCCCGCTCCCCCGTCTCCCTCCCAGCCAGACCCTTGCTGCCGCCCTTGGGGAGGCCCGGCCCTAAGGTGAAAGCTGCAGGTTGAGAGGTTCTAAGAGGGGCGCCGGGCTGCCTGCAGGGCGGGCAGcaggtgggcagggtgggggggctgtATGTACACGTGGGCGGCAGGCAGGTGGCGGGGCAGGCTGGAGCCTCACTCGGGGCTGTAGGACACTTGCCACACGATGATGTGGCTGCGTTCTGCCTTGGACAGCAGGGGCTTCACCTGGCTCACGTCCCCAGTGTTCTCCTCGGTGTCATCATCCTCTCCGTCCCCTGGACAGACAGCAGCTGCTGTGATGGGCCTGCCCCCCTGGGGGGTCCCGGGACCCTGGGCAGCGCCTACTCACCGATGCGGAAGTCGATGTAGCCCTCCCCGCCGCTCAGCACCAGCACGTTCTTCAGCTTCTGGCCCTCGGCGTCCGAGGtgggggcggcggggccggggctcTCAGATGGGCTGTCGAGCACGCTGCCATTGAGAGTGGCCAGCACGTTCCCTGTCATTGGGGCACAGGGAGCTCAGCCAGGCAGCCGGCgcgtccccccccccaccccacaggctcCGGAAGGGGGGCCACGCCGCTGCCTGGCAGCAAGGGGGGGCCCAGCTCCTCACCTGGAACTGACACAAAGAACTTGACGGCATCGCGGTGGCCGTGGAAGCAGAGCTGGGCCTGGGCCATGGAGCAGTAGGGGATGAAGCTGCTGGCCGACTTGTCGCTGCTGTCATCCCCATACACGTGGATGACGCCCCCAGGGCGGGCTCCTTCCCCAGCTGTGGGGGATGTTTTGttggctggagagagagaagggcagcaGGCCCCAGCCTGAGAGGAGGCCGCTGATCTCCAGCGGGCAGAGGCAGCATCAGGAGAGCGCCCGCCGCCGGGGCGAGGCCAGCCTCAGCCCACAGGGCATCTCAGCTGGGGGCTTCCGTGCGAGGGCAGGAGGCAGATGCTCTGGACTCACCTCGGAGCCCCAGGAGCTGGCCTCGGTGCAGAACCACGGCTGGGGAGGCGAGGGGCGCAgcatgggagggagaggagagaagtcacAGGAGGGGCAGGCCGGGGCGAGCGGCACCCCAGTCCGGAGTGAGGCCTGGCCGAGCgtgccctccaccccctgcccccaagtCTTGTCCGAACGCAGTCACCACCACCTGTGCGGGCGTCAAGGGGGGTCACTCACTCTCCGTCAGCGGGATAGAAATGACCACGCCGTTGCCGGTGCCCACCCAGAGGCGGTTGCCCGCGATGAGCAGGGCCGTGATGCGCACAAAGGAGAAGCCCAGCTTGCCAGTGCCTGGGGAGAAGAGGGCAGGTGGTCGGTGTGGCCACCGCTGGGGGCCCTCCCAGCCCTGACGCCCAAGCCCAGCGCAGCCCCTCACCCAGCATCTTGCTGACGTAGGGCTCGATGTCCACGTCCTGCAGGTGCTGGTGGGTGTGGGCGTGGTAGAGCCGCAGCGTGGAGTCCAAGCGGATGGACACCCACACGCCGTCCCCGATCCACGCCAGCTGCCGGACCTGGCTCTCCCGCCGCGGGTGTGCATCAAACGACTTCTGTGGGGTCGCGGCAGTTCACGTCAATGAGGgagtgccggggggggggggggcggctctgAACCCACCTAGCCGCAGGTCACGATGCAGCCCATGTGGCTCACTGCAGCCTTTGCTCTAGAACCTGTTCTGCTCCTCAGGGTCCAGGTTCCAGGGCAGAGCCGTAGCCACCTCAGCCCACAGGCTGGCGGCCTGGGGGAGGCGAGCGGGGCCCCGAGGGAGCTGATAGGACTCACTGCAGAGCAAAGCAGCAGGTGGACCCCAGACAGACTGGCACTCACAGCCCAGCCGCCCCTGCTGGCCCGTGATGGTGCTGTCTCCCTGAGCAGGCTGCCCTGGACCCCACAAAACCCCCAGGGCCCATTAGCGGGCATGCAGGGAACGCTGCCCCCAGCAGGATCCCCTTCCCATCCCGCGAGGCCCTCCTGCTGCCAGCACTTGCCTCAATCTGCATTGTCTTGGGCTGGATGACGTGCACCTTGTTCTTGTAGCCACACCACACGCGGTCACACACGACGGCCATACAGCGAATGGAGTGGTGGGGGTGGCCCAGGTCCATCAGGTGATAGTTGCTCAGGTCCCACTGCCCATCTGCAGAGAGCCCCAGACGCCTGCTCGGGCCTGGCCAGGACCCCCCTGCCCATGGTGGGGGCGGCCGCTCACCCGCCCAGCGTCCCCGGGCCTCACCTTCGCCTCGGTGGAAGATGGCCAGAGTCCCATCAGCCAGGGCCACCAGCACGCGCCCTTTCACGTGTCTGGAAAGGGACGGTGGTGAGCGAGAGGGCCCAGGCTGGGTACTGCGGGCCCCTCCCGATGCCCCTGGCCCCTCCCGCTGCCCCAGGCCCCTCCCGATGCCCGCCCTCAGCTGGGGTCCCATACACCAAGCTCAGCACCGAGTCCTTCAGCTTGATGGAGTGCAGACACTTCTTCCAGTTGGCCACGGCTGAGTGCACATACAGCCTGTGGGAGGACGCCGTGGTGGGCAGGGTTGCTCTTCCAGGAGACCCTTCCCACACCCCGCCCTGGGGCCCCACCTACCAGCCATTCTGGGCTCCCAGCCACATGGTGGGGGCCGCGCTACTGCTGGCCCCCGCAGGGTCTGCGctgggctctggctctggctgtgCCCCACCTGTGTCAGCCTCCGGCCCGTTCTCGCTGCAGGAAGGATGGCTGCTCCAGGGTGGCCCGGGGGAGCCCCTTCCCGCCCACCTgagccagcctccccacccctccgTCGGCCCCGTCCTCAGAGAGCCCACCTGCCAGGCTGGGCAGTAGGGGCCGGGGAAGGGGCCAGGTCGGTGAAAACATGCTCCGTGAGGGGCCCAGGCCGCACCGCAGCCGCCTCTGCCTCGCTGGGCCCAGAGTCTGGTACTTCCGTGGCTTCCGTGGCTTCTTCCGTGGACTGAGACGGGTTGACCTTCCCATTGGCGACATTAGCCACCTCCCCTGTGGAAGGGAAGAGTGAGTGtggccagggggtggggaggaacaagggggttgggggagagcgGCCACCCAGGCGCAGGCCCAGCTCACCCTGACCCTTGTCCAGCACTGGGGTGTCCCCTCGGGAGGAGCAGTTGCTGCGGGGCACGTTACAGCGGGTTGCGCAGCCCACCAGGGTGATGCCCGCCAGCACGCCGTCGGCGCCGGAGTCCTCAGGGTTCACGTCACTGTCCAGGAAGATCTCCCCCGGAGGGTAGTCACTGTCACTGGCCGCTGCGGGAGAGTCACGGCCCCGTCAGCCTATGCTGAGTAGCCCCCACTACCAAAACATAACCAGGGCTCCCGTCCCATGTGGGACTGCCGAGGAGGGAGAAGGCGGCCGCCGGCGaccgtgggtggctcagggtgcCCCGGACTCTTAGGCCAGGCTGGCCTCAGTAAGTGGGCCCCTACTCACGACCACTGCCTGCGGGCCTGGAGAGCCAGCACAAGGCATGGAGAAGTGAGATTCTGGTCTCTGGGAGCAATCAACTCTGATCACGTGTCAGAAAGTGAAGAGTTCTGAGGAGCTTGGGGCCATCTTGGAAGATGGCCCAGGCAgggccctgcccgcccccccaaACGCTGGCATAAGAACTGCCACCAAGAGGCAAAGCCAAGCCTCTGTCAGCGCCGGCTCTCCCAGCTGCAGCAGGGCGGCAGGAACTGGGCCCATTGCAGGTCGGTGCTCAGTTCCCAACCGGTATTTCCATCTGTCCTGCGGCCCAGCTCATCTCCTTCCAGGCACGAAAGCGACAGTCACCTCGGGGTCCTCTCCTACTTGTTCACGGGACTAAGGGGCGGCACTGCCAGCATGCTCCCCTCTGGACTCCCCCATGGGCTCCCAACTGTCCCCAGCATGTCCGAAGCAAGGCTGGTACGGCTCACCGGGCCTCCTCTATCCCCGCCGTGTGCAGAGCAGCCACTGCACGCACGCTGCCAGCCCTCACCTGGAATGCTTGAGATGCACAGGACGTGGGCGTTGCAGACAGTGAACTGGTCCACCACAGTGCCCGGCTGGTTGGCGTCAATGATGACCACTTTGCTGGTGGTCAGGGTGCTGGTGAGGATCCACACGCGGCTGGAGGTGGCATCCGGCTCGGGGAGCTCCTTTGCCTGTTTCCGAGCACAGGAGGCCAGGCCTCTCCAGCAGCCACACCGGTCGTGGGGGCCTCCCGAGCCCTCTCAGGGTGCAGCCCTGCCCGCGGCCTCAGGGGACGCATGTCCTCCAGCAGCAGGGCAGTGAGAACTCAGTACTGAGCTCTGGTGCCCCGGTCCCTGCCCCCAAGCCAGTCTGGGCCACAGAACAAAGCCTTAGACCCCATGTGAAGCCTTTTCCGCCAGCCCCCTGTCCTCGGGCCACCCACCACTCCTGCACACAACttgcgaggaggaggaggagacaccCCTGGGGGCCTGAGCCCCCCAGCCCTGCGGCCTGTGGAGCCTCAGACCCTCTGCACATCTCCCCCGACCCAGGAGGCAGCAAAGGCCTCCATCAGTCCTGGACCGGGAGGGGACCCCAGATGAGCCCAGTCTTGCGGCACTGTCCCCAGCTGTCCTGTTTCTGTCACTCTCAATGTGACTCCAGTGCTGGGCACAGTCACCTAGACCCCAGGAGCAGTGGGGTCCCTGGCCCTGCCATGtgctctgaccttcttctctggaGACGCGTGATCACTCTTGGTCTCTCCTTCTACTTCCCGGTCACAGGTCAGAGGGTCGCGGCCTGGCACAGGCTTGACTCCGTTCCCAGAGTCGTCCTCGCCCGGTTTCCACCCGCTCAGGTTGACGCCCGCGGCACACCACAGCTGGGAGAAGGGCCCTGGGGTCAGCGAGCCCACTGCCTGCGCCCACCCACCCGCACCTGTCAGCCCCGCCGGGCTGGCTCACCTTCATGGTTGGGTCTTTCTCCACCAGAGGGCGGCAGTACACGGGCACGGGCACGTTCTTCATCCGGGTATCCTCTTGGCCCCCGTTGGGGCTCAGCTGCAACCACAAGGCAGAGGCCACGTGGGCGTGAGGCCTGAGGCGGAGGGCCAGTCCTCCATGGGTGGGGCCATGGGGGCACCGTAGGGCTGCGCAGGTGGCTCCCCAGCTGCCATCCCATCTGCCcccgcaccccccgcccctccccctgccggCCTCCCATGCCCTCTGCAGCACCTGCTTGTACTTGGCCGGCAGGCTCCAGCCGCAGGCCTGCAGTCGCCCATCATCGTTGCGCACGTGCTCGCGCACCTGGCGGTACTGCTCCCGCTTCTGCTCCCGGCGGGCGGAGGACGTGCAGTCGCTGGCAGGAGGCACACAGGTCATTTCCTGCCCGTGCCTGCTGGCCTGCCCTGCATGGGGCACGCACGGTCCCCACGCCCAGGTAGCAGGACCATGCGTGCCCCCTCCCCGGTCCCCCAACGGGCAGCCTGGGCACCGGCCCCTGTCCAGCTCCCGCCCAGCGctggtcccctcccccaggcccttcCAAGAACACAACACACAGAATTCCCCACTTCTGCTCTGGAGCCAAAATCCTGGTATCAAAACTAAGGGAAACATGAATTTCCAAACAGAGTTATTCCCAGGCAGAAACCCTACACTGCTGACTTCCTGTCGGCTCCCAGAACCTCCAAGGACACAGGGGTGTGGGCCacagcctggggtggggcctgacCCCGCCTGCTGGCTGCAGCACCGTCCCCAAGAGCAGGGGAGccggggcacctgaggggctgtGGGTGGCCCTCTGGGGCGAAGGGCAGGGACTGGGGGGCAGTGGGGCCTGTACCCAGAGATGCCCCGTGCACCCAGTCAGACTAGAGGGGCGCAGGGTGTGGGCGCAGAGAGGTCAGCCTCGGAGGCTGGccagccccctcccaccaggGACCGCATCCCTCAGCACAGCCCcccagagagtgagacagaggcTGCTTGCTCGTGCCTCAGAGCCTGGaggggcaggaccctgggacccaggGCCTCCCCTTAGCCCAGCCTGTGGTGCAGGCCTGCGGGAGGAGCAGGGACACTTTGGGACACTCACTCGTCAGGGAAGAACTCCAGGGGCCGGCTGCCCGCTGACATGGGACACATCGCGTGGCCGCGGCGCTGGCTGAAGCCGGCTGTGGTAGGAGACTTGTAGTGGATGTTCACCGAGGGGTAGGGCCGCTTGGCTGGAGGGGGGCTGGACGAGGAGCTGAAGAGGCGGCTGAAGCTGCCAGTGGGGACACGGGAAGTGAGGGGTGGCCA includes:
- the MAPK8IP3 gene encoding C-Jun-amino-terminal kinase-interacting protein 3 isoform X4, translated to MMEIQMDEGGGVVVYQDDYCSGSVMSERVSGLAGSIYREFERLIHCYDEEVVKELMPLVVNVLENLDSVLSENQEHEVELELLREDNEQLLTQYEREKALRKQAEEKFIEFEDALEQEKKELQTQVEHYEFQTRQLELKAKNYADQISRLEERESEMKKEYNALHQRHTEMIQTYVEHIERSKMQQVGGNSQTEGSLPGRSPRQSWRKSRKERPTSLNVFPLADGMVRAQMGGKLVPAGDHWHLSDLGQFSSSYQCPQDEMSESGQSSAAATPSTTGTKSNTPTSSVPSAAVTPLNESLQPLGDYSAGTKGSKRAREKRNSRNMEVQVTQEMRNVSIGMGSSDEWSDVQDIIESTPELDMSREPRLDRMGNSPTQGIVNKAFGINTDSLYHELSTAGSEVIGDVDEGADLLGEFSVRHDFFGMGKEVGNLLLENSQLLETKNALNVVKNDLIAKVDQLSGEQEVLKGDLEAARQAKLRLEGRVKDLEEELRRVKSEAIVARREPKEEVEDDKVPLAQRRRFTRVEMARVLMERNQYKERLMELQEAVRWTEMIRASREHPSVQEKKKSTIWQFFSRLFSSSSSPPPAKRPYPSVNIHYKSPTTAGFSQRRGHAMCPMSAGSRPLEFFPDDDCTSSARREQKREQYRQVREHVRNDDGRLQACGWSLPAKYKQLSPNGGQEDTRMKNVPVPVYCRPLVEKDPTMKLWCAAGVNLSGWKPGEDDSGNGVKPVPGRDPLTCDREVEGETKSDHASPEKKAKELPEPDATSSRVWILTSTLTTSKVVIIDANQPGTVVDQFTVCNAHVLCISSIPAASDSDYPPGEIFLDSDVNPEDSGADGVLAGITLVGCATRCNVPRSNCSSRGDTPVLDKGQGEVANVANGKVNPSQSTEEATEATEVPDSGPSEAEAAAVRPGPLTEHVFTDLAPSPAPTAQPGSENGPEADTGGAQPEPEPSADPAGASSSAAPTMWLGAQNGWLYVHSAVANWKKCLHSIKLKDSVLSLVHVKGRVLVALADGTLAIFHRGEDGQWDLSNYHLMDLGHPHHSIRCMAVVCDRVWCGYKNKVHVIQPKTMQIEKSFDAHPRRESQVRQLAWIGDGVWVSIRLDSTLRLYHAHTHQHLQDVDIEPYVSKMLGTGKLGFSFVRITALLIAGNRLWVGTGNGVVISIPLTETVVLHRGQLLGLRANKTSPTAGEGARPGGVIHVYGDDSSDKSASSFIPYCSMAQAQLCFHGHRDAVKFFVSVPGNVLATLNGSVLDSPSESPGPAAPTSDAEGQKLKNVLVLSGGEGYIDFRIGDGEDDDTEENTGDVSQVKPLLSKAERSHIIVWQVSYSPE
- the MAPK8IP3 gene encoding C-Jun-amino-terminal kinase-interacting protein 3 isoform X12, which produces MSESGQSSAAATPSTTGTKSNTPTSSVPSAAVTPLNESLQPLGDYSAGTKGSKRAREKRNSRNMEVQVTQEMRNVSIGMGSSDEWSDVQDIIESTPELDMSREPRLDRMGNSPTQGIVNKAFGINTDSLYHELSTAGSEVIGDVDEGADLLGEFSVRHDFFGMGKEVGNLLLENSQLLETKNALNVVKNDLIAKVDQLSGEQEVLKGDLEAARQAKLRLEGRVKDLEEELRRVKSEAIVARREPKEEVEDVSGYLCTELDKVPLAQRRRFTRVEMARVLMERNQYKERLMELQEAVRWTEMIRASREHPSVQEKKKSTIWQFFSRLFSSSSSPPPAKRPYPSVNIHYKSPTTAGFSQRRGHAMCPMSAGSRPLEFFPDDDCTSSARREQKREQYRQVREHVRNDDGRLQACGWSLPAKYKQLSPNGGQEDTRMKNVPVPVYCRPLVEKDPTMKLWCAAGVNLSGWKPGEDDSGNGVKPVPGRDPLTCDREVEGETKSDHASPEKKAKELPEPDATSSRVWILTSTLTTSKVVIIDANQPGTVVDQFTVCNAHVLCISSIPAASDSDYPPGEIFLDSDVNPEDSGADGVLAGITLVGCATRCNVPRSNCSSRGDTPVLDKGQGEVANVANGKVNPSQSTEEATEATEVPDSGPSEAEAAAVRPGPLTEHVFTDLAPSPAPTAQPGSENGPEADTGGAQPEPEPSADPAGASSSAAPTMWLGAQNGWLYVHSAVANWKKCLHSIKLKDSVLSLVHVKGRVLVALADGTLAIFHRGEDGQWDLSNYHLMDLGHPHHSIRCMAVVCDRVWCGYKNKVHVIQPKTMQIEKSFDAHPRRESQVRQLAWIGDGVWVSIRLDSTLRLYHAHTHQHLQDVDIEPYVSKMLGTGKLGFSFVRITALLIAGNRLWVGTGNGVVISIPLTETVVLHRGQLLGLRANKTSPTAGEGARPGGVIHVYGDDSSDKSASSFIPYCSMAQAQLCFHGHRDAVKFFVSVPGNVLATLNGSVLDSPSESPGPAAPTSDAEGQKLKNVLVLSGGEGYIDFRIGDGEDDDTEENTGDVSQVKPLLSKAERSHIIVWQVSYSPE
- the MAPK8IP3 gene encoding C-Jun-amino-terminal kinase-interacting protein 3 isoform X11; translation: MMEIQMDEGGGVVVYQDDYCSGSVMSERVSGLAGSIYREFERLIHCYDEEVVKELMPLVVNVLENLDSVLSENQEHEVELELLREDNEQLLTQYEREKALRKQAEEKFIEFEDALEQEKKELQTQVEHYEFQTRQLELKAKNYADQISRLEERESEMKKEYNALHQRHTEMIQTYVEHIERSKMQQVGGNSQTEGSLPGRSPRQSWRKSRKERPTSLNVFPLADGMVRAQMGGKLVPAGDHWHLSDLGQFSSSYQCPQDEMSESGQSSAAATPSTTGTKSNTPTSSVPSAAVTPLNESLQPLGDYSAGTKGSKRAREKRNSRNMEVQVTQEMRNVSIGMGSSDEWSDVQDIIESTPELDMSREPRLDRMGNSPTQGIVNKAFGINTDSLYHELSTAGSEVIGDVDEGADLLGEFSVRHDFFGMGKEVGNLLLENSQLLETKNALNVVKNDLIAKVDQLSGEQEVLKGDLEAARQAKLRLEGRVKDLEEELRRVKSEAIVARREPKEEVEDVSGYLCTELDKVPLAQRRRFTRVEMARVLMERNQYKERLMELQEAVRWTEMIRASREHPSVQEKKKSTIWQFFSRLFSSSSSPPPAKRPYPSVNIHYKSPTTAGFSQRRGHAMCPMSAGSRPLEFFPDDDCTSSARREQKREQYRQVREHVRNDDGRLQACGWSLPAKYKQLSPNGGQEDTRMKNVPVPVYCRPLVEKDPTMKLWCAAGVNLSGWKPGEDDSGNGVKPVPGRDPLTCDREVEGETKSDHASPEKKAKELPEPDATSSRVWILTSTLTTSKVVIIDANQPGTVVDQFTVCNAHVLCISSIPAASDSDYPPGEIFLDSDVNPEDSGADGVLAGITLVGCATRCNVPRSNCSSRGDTPVLDKGQGEVANVANGKVNPSQSTEEATEATEVPDSGPSEAEAAAVRPGPLTEHVFTDLAPSPAPTAQPGSENGPEADTGGAQPEPEPSADPAGASSSAAPTMWLGAQNGWLYVHSAVANWKKCLHSIKLKDSVLSLVHVKGRVLVALADGTLAIFHRGEDGQWDLSNYHLMDLGHPHHSIRCMAVVCDRVWCGYKNKVHVIQPKTMQIEKSFDAHPRRESQVRQLAWIGDGVWVSIRLDSTLRLYHAHTHQHLQDVDIEPYVSKMLGTGKLGFSFVRITALLIAGNRLWVGTGNGVVISIPLTETVVLHRGQLLGLRANKTSPTAGEGARPGGVIHVYGDDSSDKSASSFIPYCSMAQAQLCFHGHRDAVKFFVSVPGNVLATLNGSVLDSPSESPGPAAPTSDAEGQKLKNVLVLSGGEGYIDFRIGDGEDDDTEENTGDVSQVKPLLSKAERSHIIVWQVSYSPE